In Flammeovirgaceae bacterium, the sequence AACCGATAAGTGGCAACGACAAATGGGCCAGTGGGGCAAGGTCGCCCGAAGCCCCCAGAGAACCCATTTCGTAAATCAGTGGAAAGATGTTGTTATTGTAGAATTGAACCAGTCGCTCAACGGTTTGAAGTTGTACACCCGAGTGCCCATAGCCCAGCGACCGGATTTTCAGAAACAACATCAGTTTTACAACTTCATCCGGAACCAGCGGGCCGGTGCCGCAGGCATGCGACTTCACCAGATTTTCCTGAAGTTTTTCGAGGTCATCCGCTGAAATGTATTTGTTATACAGTGATCCGAAACCGGTATTAATGCCATAAATCGGGTGGGTGTTGTCTTTCAGTTTTTCATCGAGATAGGAACGGCACCGCTCAATTTTCTTCTTCACCTCATCGGACAGCTGTAACTGTACTTCTTTTTCAATGAGGACAGAGAGTTGTTCCAGGCCAAGGGGTTCAGGTCTAAGGGAGAAGATCACGATTTGGTTTTTTTGATGATTTCTTCTGGTGTCAGATTCTCCTGCTCACCGGTGTTCATGTTTTTAACGGCCGGTTTGCCTGTAGTAATTTCTTCCGGGCCAATCACAACAGCAAAAGGTATCTGCTTTTTGTTGGCATAGTCAAGTTGTTTTTTGAGTTTGGCGGTCTCAGGGTAAATTTCAGCAGCAATACCTTTGCTTCGGAGTTGTGCAAGTACTCCGATTCCGTAGGCAAAGCTGGTCTCATCAAAATGACACACCAGCACGGTGGCTGCAGCCTGTGTGCTTGCCGGAAACAGCTTTAGTTCTTCAAGTGCATCATAGATGCGGTCAATACCAAACGAAATTCCCACACCTGAAAGTTTTTCCTTTGATCCAAAGGCCTGGGTAAGGTTATCGTAGCGTCCGCCACCGCTAACGCTGCCGATGGCTACGCCATTGATTTTCACTTCGAAGATGCACCCGGTATAATAACTGAGGCCGCGGGCCAGGGCCAGATCGAAATCAACGTGTGTATCATCCTGTTTGTAAAGGTCAAGTAATTCAAGTACCTTGTTTATATCGGCAAGTCCTTTTTGGCCGTGTGGTGAGCGTTTAAATACATCCGCCAGCGATTGAAGCCTGGCTTTGTTGTTGCCACCGGTTCGCAGAAGTTTAAATAAGTTATCACACTGTGCGTTTGTAAATCCTTTAGTCTGCAACTCGTGTTGCACGCCTTCTTCACCGATTTTATCCAGTTTATCAATCGCCACAAACAAGCTTGTTTCCTTTCCGGATGCGCCAAGTACTTCGGCAATGCCGTTTAAAATTTCGCGGTGGTTTACTTTAATGGTATAGTCCGGAATTTGAAGTCCTCTCATCACCTCTTTTATCATCAGAATGAGCTCGGCTTCGCAGATAAGTGAATCGGTTCCTACCACATCGGCATCGCACTGGTAAAACTCGCGGTAGCGGCCCTTTTGCGGCCGGTCGGCCCGCCACACGGGCTGCATCTGGTAGCGCTTGAAGGGCATCGTAATGTCATGCCGGTTCATGACCACGTAACGGGCAAAGGGAACGGTAAGGTCGTAGCGGAGTCCTTTTTCAGCAATGTGTTGTACTAAACTTTTTGATTCAGACTTTTGATTTTCAGGAACGTCTTTTAAAAAGTCACCGCTGTTTAAAATACGGAATAACAACTGGTCGCCTTCATCGCCATACTTACCGGTAAGGGTTTCGATGTTTTCCATGGCCGGTGTTTCAAGTGGCTGGAAGCCATAGTGCTGAAAGACGGTTCGGATAATTCTAAAAATATAATTCCGCCTGGCCATAACCTGCGGACCGAAGTCGCGTGTGCCTTTTGGGAGACCGGGTTTTTCCATCATCGCCCAAAACTAAGCAGGAATATTCAAGGTTCAAGGTTCAGTATTCGTTGTTATTGATAACCCGCTAAGGGTAGTTGTTGTAAATCCAGAATTTCCTGAGCATTTTTGCGCCCGCTAAACACGAAATACCATGGCAGTTACCCGATTAAAGCGCAAAAACCGCAAAGACCGTTCGAAAAGTGCCGTAAGGCGCCAAACCCTGAAGATTCAGAACGCCAAGCCGGTTATCAAGAATGTTGATATCGAAAAGATAAAGGAAGAGTTCAAGGCAAAGAAAGATAAGAAAAGCTAAGCGCCCCCATCCTTCCCGCTGATTCATAATCCTGGCCTGAGCCGGGATTTTTATTTTTGTAAACAATCCACACCAACCATGCCCATGCTTCACCTGGTTTGCTGGAACGTAAACGGTATCCGGTCTATTATTAAGAAAGATTTCCTGAAGGACATTAAAACCCTTAACCCCGATATGCTGTGCCTGCAGGAAACGAAGGCCTCGGTGGAAGAAGTAAAAAATGTACTGGAGTTGCTGCCGGGCTATAGGGGTTTTGTTAACTCATCAAAAGCCCGGCAAGGGTATTCGGGCACGGCCATTATTACCAAAACCGAACCGCTGGCTGTAACCTACGATATGAACTATGCCGAACACGACCAGGAAGGGAGGGTGGTTACAGCCGAGTACCCGTGGTTTTTCCTGGTAACGGTGTACACGCCCAACTCAGGCGAGGGGCTTAAGCGGCTTGATTACCGCGAGCGATGGGATGAGGAGTTCCGCAAGTACCTGGTTGAACTGCAACAAAAGAAACCGGTTGTTGTTTGTGGCGATTTGAATGTGGCGCATCAGCCCATTGATATTGCGCGGCCAAAAGACAACTACAATAAATCGGCCGGCTATACACAACGCGAGATTGACGGCTTTCAACGTTTACTCGATGCCGGGTTTGTGGATACCTTCCGGCATTTCCACCCCGAAGCGGTAAAATACACCTACTGGAACTACATGTTTAACGCACGGGCCCGCAACGTGGGCTGGCGCATTGATTATTTCCTGGTGAGTAAAGAATTACTTCCTTCGGTTAAGCAGGCCATGATTTACAATGAATATTTTGGATCAGACCATTGCCCGGTGGGGTTGCGTGTTGAGGTATGAGCGTCAGAGGCCGATGCCCAGGTGCACTCCGAATTTCGGAATAATTCCCTGGTACCCCGGGTCGGATACGGCATCCCGGTAAAAGGAATCAAAACCGTATTGCGGCAGTTGGCCTGCGCGTGTAACGTCTGCAAACTGAAGGCCGCCACCTACGTAGATATCAACATAAACCACCTGCCAGAGCGTGCGGTGCCAACCAAGGGTGAATCCGAATGCAACATTTGAAATGGATTCCTTGTAATCATAATTAACCACTTTAATGGTGGCCCCGGTGGTTTGGTCGATGGTAAAATAAGCAGAGTAGCGGTCGGCACTGTAGCGGCCGCTCTGTACGAATCCTGCAAAATAAATTCCCTGGTAGTACTCATTATCCTTCTTACTCACCTGCAATTTCATTGGCTTTATGTACTTGCGGTACTGCAATTCGGCACCCAGGCCATTGTATCCGTATGAATAATAATCGTAGTCTTCAGTTCTGTCACCGAGCATGCCGGACAGGTAGAAGACCATACTTTTTGAAAAATCCCTGTTGAACCGCTCAACGCCCATTTTCAGTGTGTTCTGGGCAAAGTTTTGCGGGGCCAGCTTGAAAAGCGATCTCGAACCCGGTACTTCGGAAGAATCCTGTGCAAAAACACTCCATCCGTTAAGGATGAGTATGATGGCAAGTAAGTTTTTCATGGCTACAAGATTTTAGTTCAGAACGTACTTGTGAAGGTTATTTGTATTTAGGAAGCGGGAATAAAAATTATACCCGTTCAATATCTGCCCCGAGTTTCTTTAAGCGCTCATCAATTTTTTCGTAGCCGCGGTCAATCTGGTCAATGTTTGATATTTCACTTGTTCCATTAGCCGAGAGGGCGGCTATCAGCAAGGCTACTCCAGCCCGTATATCAGGCGAAGCCATTTTGATTCCGCGCAGCGCCTGTTTGCGGTTAAGCCCGATTATAGTTGCCCGGTGCGGGTCGCACAAAATGATTTGCGCACCCATGTCAATCAGTTTATCTACAAAGAACAGGCGGCTCTCAAACATTTTCTGGTGAATGAGCACCGTTCCTTTGGCTTGTGTAGCCACCACCAAAACGATACTTAACAAATCGGGCGTAAAGCCCGGCCAGGGTGCATCGGCAATGGTAAGGATGGAGCCATCTATAAAGGTTTCTATTTCGTAGCTGCTTTGTGCCGGTATAAAAATATCATCGCCCCGGAATTCCATTTTTATACCGAGCCGCTTAAACACATCGGGTATAATGCCCAACATATCAATGCGGCAGTTTTTAATAGTCAGTTCCGACTGTGTCATGGCGGCCAGGCCGATAAAACTGCCGATCTCGATCATATCGGGCAGCAGGGTATGCTCTGTGCCGCCCAGTTTGGCAACGCCTTCGATGGTTAACAGGTTAGAACCGATGCCGCTGATTCGGGCACCCATGCGGTTGAGCATCAGGCACAGTTGCTGGATGTACGGTTCGCAGGCCGCATTATAAATGGTGGTTTTGCCTTTGGCCAGTACTGCGGCCATAATAATGTTGGCCGTTCCGGTAACCGAGGGTTCATCCAACAGCATGTAACAACCGGTAAGATGCGAGGCATCGATGTGAAAAAGTTGTTCGTCTGCATTAAAGTTGAATTTCGCACCCAGTTTCTCAAACCCCAGAAAGTGTGTGTCCAGCCGCCTTCTGCCTATTTTATCACCTCCGGGTTTAGGCAGGCTGGCTTTGCCGAAGCGCACCAGGATGGGCCCCAGCAGCATAACCGAGCCGCGAAGGGCTGCTGCTTTTGTTTTATACTCCTCAGTTTCGAGAAATTTTGTATTGACCGAGGCCGCGGTGATTTGCCAGGAATGATGATCTGTTTTTTTAACGCTGCAACCCAGGTCGGCCACCAGTTCCAGTAACTTGTTAACATCACGGATGTCGGGCAGGTTGTGAAGAGTAACGGGTTGATCCGTTAGCAAGGTGGCGCAAATTACCTGGAGTGCCTCATTCTTGGCGCCTTGCGGAATGATTTCGCCATTTAGTTTTTTACCGCCTTTAATTCTAAAGACACTCATCGGTTATTGATTGTCTCTGCGCCTGCGGTTTTTGTTTTTGTGTTTGAATTTGCGGTGGCCGCCTTCGCGCGGACCGCCATTGCCGAGCGGCTTTAGTTGTTTCTTCTCCCGGTACAGTTTTTCAAACAGGTTGTCTTCTCGAACCTTATCAAGGTCCATGTTCAGTTTACCGTTTGACATGGCCCGAAGGTCGTTTACAATTACGGAGTCATCCAGTGTTTCCTTATTCCAGTTACCGTAGAATGTTTTCATCAGTTTACCCAGGTAGATGGCCGCTTCTTCACGCTCTTTCGGATCTTCTTTCTTCATGGCCTCTTTTACCAGGTACTCGATGTTTTTGCCGTAGTGCTTGTACCGGATGTTGGTTTGCGGGTACTCCACTTTCATCGGCTTTTTAAACAGTACATCCCGCTGGGGTACGGGGTAGGGATTGTTTACATCCAAATTGAAATCAGCAATAATATAAAGGTCATCCCATAGGCGCTGCGGATTTTCGGGCTGGTCTTTCAGGCTGGGGGTGAGTTGTTTTATCAGTTCAATGAGGGTGTAAGCCAGTTCAGTACGCTTCTCTTTGTCTTTTACGGTTCGGATGTATTCCACTAACTTCTGAACGTTGCGGCCGTACTCTTTTAAAATAATCTGGGGCCGTTGTGAGTTGTATTCTGCAATCATTTTTAGTCTTGAGTTTTTTAGTCTTGAGTTTTTTAGTCTTGAGTTTTTTAGTCTTATGATTTTGTTTGATTAAGGGATCGCTTAAGTGCCCAATGCATTTTTTGAATTTCATTAATATCGTTTTGAATCGTTGTCAACATTGCTTCGGTGATCAGTTTAACTTTAAAAGCGATTGTAACTTGAGTATCTAATTCACAGGAGGAACCATATGAAATACCAAGGAATCTGCTAAAATCCTTTTTGGTATTACGCCCGGCTCCCTCGGCAATATTCGATGATATGGAAACCACTGATCTTCGCATTTGTGAGGTAAGGCCGTAAATTTCATCACCTGGAAAACCTTTTGTTATTTCATAGATCTTAACAGCAAGTTCAACCGACTTCTGCCAAAGTATTAATTCTTTGTAATTGTTCATTCAGGGTCTTCAATGAGAAAATGAAAAATTACTAAAAAACTCTATACTATTAAACTCAGTACTACGCATGTATTCTGAGTTTGGCAAAACTAAGTAATAAGGTCTTCTCGCCAAAATCGTCAAATTCTATTTTGGCTTTCCGTTCGGCTCCGGCTGTATCCAGGGCGATAACTTTTCCGAAGCCGAATTTAGGATGTTCCACGCGCATGCCTGCGGCAAGTTCAGAAGTATCGCTGGGAATAAAATCAGCCGGGGGTCTATAGGCCGATTTTGATTGAGCAACGGTTGTTGTTGATTTGCGGATGCCGTTTACAAGTGTACGGGCATAATTGCCTGTATTGACCGGAGTTGATTCAATGCCGGTAAAACGGGTGCTTACTTTCAGGTAAGCGGGGTTTACATCGTCAATAAAACGACTGGGTTCGCAGTTCTTCAACCGACCAAAGCGGTACCGTGTAAGTGCGTAGGAGAGGAACACTCGTTTTTGCGCACGGGTAAGTGCCACGTAAAAAAGTCTTCGTTCTTCTTCCAGTTCAGACCGGCTGCTCAGCATCATTTGCGAGGGGAACAGGTCTTCTTCCATACCCACAATATACACGTACTTAAACTCAAGCCCCTTGGCCATGTGGATGGTCATGAGGGTTACTTTTTCTGGGTCGCTGTCTTTGTCTTCATCCTGGCCTGTTATCAGTGATACTTCCTGCAAAAATGCGCCCAGTGATTTATCGGGTTTTTCCGGATCGTCCACGTACTCCTTGATGGCATTTAGTAGTTCCTGAACATTTTCGTGTCGGTTTAAACCTTCTTCGGTTTTATCTTCGTACAGTTCGCGCAGTAAACCGGAACCTTTCACTATTTCAAACGCGGCATCGTAGGCATCCTTGCGGGTGGTTTCGAGCGTGAACCGCCTGATCATGGTTACAAAATTCTCGATGGGTACAGCGGCCCGCACCCCGATAAAGGCATTGGCATGTTGCAGCACCTCCCAAATGGAAATGCCGTGATCGTTGGCGGCCACAATAATTTTATCAACGGTGGAGTCGCCAATGCCGCGCTTGGGCAGGTTGATGATTCGCCTGAAAGAGGCTTCATCATTTTGGTTAAGCGAAAAACGAAGGTAGGCCAGCACGTCTTTGATTTCCTTGCGTTGGTAGAAGGAGAGTCCGCCTACTACTTTGTATTTGATGTTCATCCTGCGCAAGGCTTCTTCCATCGCCCGCGATTGGCTGTTGGTGCGGTAAAGGATAACGAAGTCGCTGAACCGGAGTTGGTGTTGCATTTTTTCTTCGAAGATGGATGAGGCCACCAGGCGCCCTTCTTCATTATCCGAAACGGCTTTGATGAGTTCAATCAGGTTGCCTTCTTCATTGGCCGTCCAGATGTTTTTAGGTAACTGCTCCCGGTTTTTCCGGATAACCGAGTTGGCGGCTTCTACAATGTTTTGAGTGGAGCGGTAGTTTTGTTCAAGTTTGAAAATTTTCAAATCTGCATAGTCGCGTTCAAAGTTAAGGATGTTGGTGATGTCCGCCCCGCGGAAGGCATAGATGCTTTGGGCATCATCGCCCACTACGCAAATATTCTGCCGCATGCTGGCCAGTTTACGGATGATGAAGTACTGGCACAGGTTGGTATCCTGAAACTCATCTACCAGCACATAGTGAATTTTGTACTGGTACTTATTCAGTACGTCAAGGTGTTCTTTAAAAAGTTTATCGGTATTGAATAACAGGTCATCAAAATCCATGGCGCCTGCTTTAAAACACCGCTGGGCATACGTGCGGTAAATGTTGCCGAATTCGGGGCGCATGTTGGCGGCATCTTCACTAATTAACTCCGGGTCGGCCAGGTACTGCTGCCAGCTGATAAGACGGTTTTTAGCAGATGAAATCCTGTTGTACACTACATTGGGTTTGTAGGTGGCTTCATCCAAGCCCAGTTCCTTCACAATGTTTTTTAACAGGCTTTTTGAGTCATCGGTGTCGTAAATGGTGAAGTTGTGCGGGTAGCCCAGGTAATGCGCTTCGGCCCGGAGTATGCGGGCAAACACTGAGTGGAAGGTGCCCATCCAGATGTTGCGTGCATCCGGCCCGACAACCCGTTCAATACGGTCGCGCATTTCTTTAGCTGCTTTGTTGGTGAAGGTAAGCGCCATAATGTTGAACGGATCAACCGCTTTGGCTTTGATGAGGTGCGCAATGCGGTAGGTGAGCACGCGGGTTTTACCGGAGCCTGCCCCGGCAATAATCATGGTAGGGCCTTCGGTATTGATAACCCCTTCGCGTTGTGCATCATTTAACTGGTTCAGGTAATCCGTCATTCAACCTGCAAGTTAACGGGCTGCATTAATCCTACGGATGCATACCTGATTTTTATTTTTTGCCGAAGTTGATGTTCACAATTTGCTAATGTACTTTTGTTAAACGATAGTATTTTGGATTTTCATTCTTCAGTGCTTCCTGCTTTTCCGGATGACGGCTTTGTCACCACCGCGGCTGAGCCCTGGTTTAAAGTAAAGGTTCAACGAATACAGCAGTACCTGAGTGCTTTTATCGCCAATCTGGCCCCTCATGTTAATGAGGTTATTGTTATTGATTTGTTTGCCGGCAATGGGTTGTACTCCATCGGACACCAAAAGGAAAAATTTGCTGCTACGGCCCTGGCTGTGCTGGGTGAAGAGACGCTGGTTTCAAAGTGGATTTTTTGCGAACGCGATGCGGAGAATGCCCGCGTATTGAAGATTCGGGTAAAGAAATACTTTAAAGACCGCACGGTATTTATTTTTGATGATCCGCTGGATAAACTGCCGGAAAAATTGGCGTACTATGTTCCGAAATCTAAAGCCGGCTACCGGGTAGCTGTTTTTTGCATCGTTGATTCGTTTTCAATGGAAGTACCTTTTGCTTTGATTGATAAGTTTCAGCACCTGGGCTTTAGTTTTCTTATTCCGTTCACTTTTTGTATTAACGACCAGCACAATTACCGGTTTTACCTGGAGCATCAGCGCGAAAAACTTCGCAAATTCATGGGCGGCTTTCAGGATGCGGATGTGTTGGATAAATCGAACAGCAACCTGGAGTTTTATAAACGGTTGGTGCAGCTCTATCAGAACAACATGCTGGTTATCGGCCTTAATGCCTCACTTACTGCGCAAAAACTCGACTCCGGACTGATGGAACTGCCAATCTACTACATGGGACTTTTTTCAAAGCATCCGGTATTAAAAAATATTCAGCACGATATACAGGAAAGCACCCATCAACAAATCAGTTTGTTTCAACATTAAGCTATGATGCAGGTAGGACAGGTTTTAGTGACGGATGATATAAAGGATAAAGAATTTGTTTGCAACCTGGAGAAGTGCAAAGGTGCCTGCTGTGTTGAGGGAGATTTTGGTGCGCCCCTGGAGGATGACGAGTTGCCGATACTGCGTGCGATTTATGAGCAGGTTAAACCCTACTTATCGGAAGCCGGTGTTAAGGCTATTGAACGCCAGGGAACTTATGTGCTGGATGATGATGGCGACTTCTCAACGCCCACCATTGGTGGGCGGGAGTGCGCGTACGCAATCTATGACGAAAACAGGGTATTGAAATGCGGCATTGAGCAAGCGTACCTCGATGGAAAGATTAGCTGGAAGAAACCCATTTCCTGCCACCTGTATCCCATCCGCATTACCAAAAAGAAAAATCTTGAGGCTGTGAATTACCACAAGTGGAGCATCTGTTCACCGGCCTGTTCGCTGGGCAAGGAGTTACAGGTGCCGTTGTATAAATTTCTTAAAGAAGCACTGGTAAGAAAATATGGCCAGGTGTGGTATGATGCACTTGTTGATTTAATCGAATCGAAATCATCGTAATTACGAAAAGACCTGCACTACTTTATCAGGATTAGATTAACATGCTTATTTCTTTTTTTGTAATACAGAATTAGGCGGTTACTGTTAAAGTAGGTTACTCTGAAAATCTGGTTAGATATTTTTGGGATAGTTGCTGTAACCCAGATTTTATCACCCTGAAACTCGTAGGATTTGAGTTTTACTTTTTGGGTTTCTTTAAAATGATGGTAATTTGGACGGCTTGCGTTATTAGGAAAAGTGATTTTACTTATAAATGTATAGGGCTCGTCAGTTTTTACTTGATTAGCAAAAGCGTCCTGATCAATATTAAATGAGGTGTATACAGTGCCTAATACTTGCGTGCGTGATGAGCGGAATAAAAACAGGTTGCCCTCAACTGCTGATTCTTTGATATAGACCAAATTACCCCCATCATAGCAGAGGCCATTTTTATTTTTTTCATAGCTCTGTTTACAACATTGGTGACACTGGAAAGTCCCGTGGTACCTGATGCTTTGATTGAGAGAAAATCAATCTATTGAAGCCCCTCGGTTTCAGATTCTTTTAGTGCCAGTTCTACGAAAAGCCAATCCTCTGGTCCATTTAATTTTTTTAATGTGAATCCACCGGTATTTACTCCTCCTGGAGTTTGGGCTAAACTTTGTATAAATAAGAATGCTTGAGAAATGAAAATGATAAAAGGCAGAATCAATAATGACCGGTTTGTCGTATAGCTCATGGCTGGTTCAACTAATGGTAACTTGCAACTAAAAGAATGAAGTCAATTGAAAATGACTTTGTGCAAAAGTAAAGAAAAAATCCGCAGCCAAGTGAATGGAACTAAAAATCCGAAAGTGAACCTCCTGATTAGGATTAAAATACTTACTTCAAATCCGAAAAATCAAACGAAGTTTCAAGGAACTTGGTAGTAAACTTGCCCGACCGGAACACTGCGTTATCCATCAGTTTAATATGGAAAGGAATGGTTGTTTTTATTCCTTCAATTACAAACTCCTGTAAAGCCCGCTTCATCCGGGTGATCACTTCTTCGCGCGATTGCCCGCTTACGATGAGTTTGGCAATCATCGAATCGTAATTGGGCGGAATGGTGTATCCGGCATACACGTGGCTGTCAACCCGTACACCGTGGCCCCCCGGCATGTGCAGGTGCGTGATTTTGCCGGGCGAGGGCCTGAAGCCGTTGGCCGGATCTTCGGCATTGATGCGGCACTCCATGGCAAACAGGTTCGGGAAGTAATTTTTACCCGATATGGGCACACCGGCTGCTACTTTAATCTGCTCCTTTATAAGGTCGTAGTCGGTAACTTCTTCGGTAATCGGGTGTTCCACCTGGATACGCGTGTTCATTTCCATGAAGTAGAAGTCGCCATGCTTATCTACCAGAAACTCAATGGTGCCTGCGCCTTCATAGTTAATAGCCTGCGCCCCTTTAATAGCGGCTTCGCCCATGCGTTCGCGCAACTCCTGACTTACAATGGGCGAGGGTGTTTCTTCTACCAGCTTCTGGTGCCTGCGCTGGATGGAGCAATCGCGCTCCGACAGGTGACACACTTTTCCGTACTGGTCGCCCACCACCTGTATTTCGATGTGGCGGGGTTCTTCCACAAATTTTTCAAGGTAAAGTCCATCGTTGCCAAAGGCTGCGCCTGCTTCGCGCCTGGCATCGTCCCATGCTTTTTTAAATTCGCTTTCATCGTTAATGATGCGCATGCCTTTTCCGCCACCGCCTGCCGTAGCTTTAATGATAACCGGGTATTTGATGTCTTTGGCGAGTTTAACGCCCTGCTCCATAGACTCCAGCAAACCATCGGAACCGGGGATTGTAGGCACTCCGGCTTTCTTCATGGTATCCTTGGCAGTGGATTTATCGCCCATGGCTTCGATCATGGCCGGGGTAGGGCCGATGAACTTGATGCCGTACTCGTGGCAGATGGAAGAAAACTCGGCACGCTCAGAAAGAAAGCCGTAGCCGGGGTGAATGGCATCGGCATTGGTTATTTCGGCCGCAGAAATAATACGCGGTATATGCAGGTATGAATCTTTGCTTGGGGCATCGCCAATGCAAACCGCTTCATCGGCAAAGCGTACGTGCAGGCTTTCGCGGTCGGCCGTGGAATACACGGCAACGGTTTTAATGCCCATTTCTTTACAGGTGCGGATTACCCGTAATGCAATTTCTCCGCGATTGGCGATTAGTATTTTTTTAAACATATAGGCTGATTCAAAAATTTTGATTCAATGATTCGGAGTTATCACCCGATGATCCGATTAACTAACTTCGAACTTGGAACCTTGAATTAATCGTTAATCAGGCTCCACCACAAAAAGCACCTGGTCGTATTCAACCGGTGAAGCATTTTCAACCGGCGCTTTTATAATCGTTCCGGAAACTTCTGATTCAATTTCGTTGAAGAGTTTCATAGCCTCGATGATACACACTGTTTGGCCTTTGGTAACTTTGTCGCCAACCGAAAC encodes:
- the tcmP gene encoding three-Cys-motif partner protein TcmP — protein: MDFHSSVLPAFPDDGFVTTAAEPWFKVKVQRIQQYLSAFIANLAPHVNEVIVIDLFAGNGLYSIGHQKEKFAATALAVLGEETLVSKWIFCERDAENARVLKIRVKKYFKDRTVFIFDDPLDKLPEKLAYYVPKSKAGYRVAVFCIVDSFSMEVPFALIDKFQHLGFSFLIPFTFCINDQHNYRFYLEHQREKLRKFMGGFQDADVLDKSNSNLEFYKRLVQLYQNNMLVIGLNASLTAQKLDSGLMELPIYYMGLFSKHPVLKNIQHDIQESTHQQISLFQH
- the murA gene encoding UDP-N-acetylglucosamine 1-carboxyvinyltransferase → MSVFRIKGGKKLNGEIIPQGAKNEALQVICATLLTDQPVTLHNLPDIRDVNKLLELVADLGCSVKKTDHHSWQITAASVNTKFLETEEYKTKAAALRGSVMLLGPILVRFGKASLPKPGGDKIGRRRLDTHFLGFEKLGAKFNFNADEQLFHIDASHLTGCYMLLDEPSVTGTANIIMAAVLAKGKTTIYNAACEPYIQQLCLMLNRMGARISGIGSNLLTIEGVAKLGGTEHTLLPDMIEIGSFIGLAAMTQSELTIKNCRIDMLGIIPDVFKRLGIKMEFRGDDIFIPAQSSYEIETFIDGSILTIADAPWPGFTPDLLSIVLVVATQAKGTVLIHQKMFESRLFFVDKLIDMGAQIILCDPHRATIIGLNRKQALRGIKMASPDIRAGVALLIAALSANGTSEISNIDQIDRGYEKIDERLKKLGADIERV
- a CDS encoding four helix bundle protein, translating into MNNYKELILWQKSVELAVKIYEITKGFPGDEIYGLTSQMRRSVVSISSNIAEGAGRNTKKDFSRFLGISYGSSCELDTQVTIAFKVKLITEAMLTTIQNDINEIQKMHWALKRSLNQTKS
- a CDS encoding DUF3109 family protein, with amino-acid sequence MMQVGQVLVTDDIKDKEFVCNLEKCKGACCVEGDFGAPLEDDELPILRAIYEQVKPYLSEAGVKAIERQGTYVLDDDGDFSTPTIGGRECAYAIYDENRVLKCGIEQAYLDGKISWKKPISCHLYPIRITKKKNLEAVNYHKWSICSPACSLGKELQVPLYKFLKEALVRKYGQVWYDALVDLIESKSS
- a CDS encoding histidine--tRNA ligase, with the translated sequence MEKPGLPKGTRDFGPQVMARRNYIFRIIRTVFQHYGFQPLETPAMENIETLTGKYGDEGDQLLFRILNSGDFLKDVPENQKSESKSLVQHIAEKGLRYDLTVPFARYVVMNRHDITMPFKRYQMQPVWRADRPQKGRYREFYQCDADVVGTDSLICEAELILMIKEVMRGLQIPDYTIKVNHREILNGIAEVLGASGKETSLFVAIDKLDKIGEEGVQHELQTKGFTNAQCDNLFKLLRTGGNNKARLQSLADVFKRSPHGQKGLADINKVLELLDLYKQDDTHVDFDLALARGLSYYTGCIFEVKINGVAIGSVSGGGRYDNLTQAFGSKEKLSGVGISFGIDRIYDALEELKLFPASTQAAATVLVCHFDETSFAYGIGVLAQLRSKGIAAEIYPETAKLKKQLDYANKKQIPFAVVIGPEEITTGKPAVKNMNTGEQENLTPEEIIKKTKS
- a CDS encoding DUF4290 domain-containing protein, producing MIAEYNSQRPQIILKEYGRNVQKLVEYIRTVKDKEKRTELAYTLIELIKQLTPSLKDQPENPQRLWDDLYIIADFNLDVNNPYPVPQRDVLFKKPMKVEYPQTNIRYKHYGKNIEYLVKEAMKKEDPKEREEAAIYLGKLMKTFYGNWNKETLDDSVIVNDLRAMSNGKLNMDLDKVREDNLFEKLYREKKQLKPLGNGGPREGGHRKFKHKNKNRRRRDNQ
- the xth gene encoding exodeoxyribonuclease III, which translates into the protein MPMLHLVCWNVNGIRSIIKKDFLKDIKTLNPDMLCLQETKASVEEVKNVLELLPGYRGFVNSSKARQGYSGTAIITKTEPLAVTYDMNYAEHDQEGRVVTAEYPWFFLVTVYTPNSGEGLKRLDYRERWDEEFRKYLVELQQKKPVVVCGDLNVAHQPIDIARPKDNYNKSAGYTQREIDGFQRLLDAGFVDTFRHFHPEAVKYTYWNYMFNARARNVGWRIDYFLVSKELLPSVKQAMIYNEYFGSDHCPVGLRVEV
- a CDS encoding UvrD-helicase domain-containing protein, giving the protein MTDYLNQLNDAQREGVINTEGPTMIIAGAGSGKTRVLTYRIAHLIKAKAVDPFNIMALTFTNKAAKEMRDRIERVVGPDARNIWMGTFHSVFARILRAEAHYLGYPHNFTIYDTDDSKSLLKNIVKELGLDEATYKPNVVYNRISSAKNRLISWQQYLADPELISEDAANMRPEFGNIYRTYAQRCFKAGAMDFDDLLFNTDKLFKEHLDVLNKYQYKIHYVLVDEFQDTNLCQYFIIRKLASMRQNICVVGDDAQSIYAFRGADITNILNFERDYADLKIFKLEQNYRSTQNIVEAANSVIRKNREQLPKNIWTANEEGNLIELIKAVSDNEEGRLVASSIFEEKMQHQLRFSDFVILYRTNSQSRAMEEALRRMNIKYKVVGGLSFYQRKEIKDVLAYLRFSLNQNDEASFRRIINLPKRGIGDSTVDKIIVAANDHGISIWEVLQHANAFIGVRAAVPIENFVTMIRRFTLETTRKDAYDAAFEIVKGSGLLRELYEDKTEEGLNRHENVQELLNAIKEYVDDPEKPDKSLGAFLQEVSLITGQDEDKDSDPEKVTLMTIHMAKGLEFKYVYIVGMEEDLFPSQMMLSSRSELEEERRLFYVALTRAQKRVFLSYALTRYRFGRLKNCEPSRFIDDVNPAYLKVSTRFTGIESTPVNTGNYARTLVNGIRKSTTTVAQSKSAYRPPADFIPSDTSELAAGMRVEHPKFGFGKVIALDTAGAERKAKIEFDDFGEKTLLLSFAKLRIHA